The following coding sequences lie in one Ostrea edulis chromosome 8, xbOstEdul1.1, whole genome shotgun sequence genomic window:
- the LOC125661811 gene encoding urease accessory protein UreE-like — MKLIYITTLLLVVMVGLRLVDSHHDHDHDHGQGHNHDHDHGQGHNHGQGHIHDHDHGQGHNHGQGHDHGQGHDHDHTNP; from the exons ATGAAACTGATTTACATAACAACACTCTTACTT GTTGTAATGGTGGGGCTCCGCTTGGTGGATTCAC ACCACGATCATGACCACGACCACGGTCAAGGCCACAACCATGACCACGACCATGGTCAAGGCCACAACCACGGTCAAGGCCACATTCACGATCACGATCACGGTCAAGGCCACAACCATGGCCAAGGCCATGACCACGGCCAAGGGCACGACCACGACCATACAAATCCATAG